One genomic window of Candidatus Nitrosopumilus sediminis includes the following:
- a CDS encoding phosphate/phosphite/phosphonate ABC transporter substrate-binding protein, with protein sequence MKRQITLALIAVFAVVGVLSVSLTQPAQAESLVPEWIKTNAGWWADGTLDDETFLNGITFLLENNIINVSSESDTVDVDTLTIGFIPVEKADELTPKAQELEKFLEAELGVDVEFVIPTNYETIIEGMRFGHIDAAFMDTGPAWITHQRTGAEAVMAELVAGKVNYQATVWTLAENDSINSLEDTVGKKVAFTSITGSSGFVRPMGTLVTDGYVTIEGDDIVALESALANNFESYTFAGGYKAALQLLLNGNVDVAFGSDIAPQKYLDLEDQVKLRPVTTIGPVPSHVFMVSSDISDSTKNALVDAMIELNYDQNNHILKDLYGAEALVPTTTSMHIGEFGDFIDALTGLDQLILDKSNYDKSK encoded by the coding sequence ATGAAACGACAAATTACATTGGCATTGATTGCTGTTTTTGCAGTGGTTGGTGTATTGTCTGTATCATTAACTCAACCTGCTCAAGCAGAAAGTTTAGTCCCTGAATGGATTAAAACAAATGCTGGTTGGTGGGCTGATGGTACTTTAGATGATGAAACTTTTCTAAATGGAATTACCTTTCTGTTAGAAAATAACATCATCAATGTTTCATCTGAATCTGACACTGTAGATGTTGACACTCTTACCATTGGATTTATTCCGGTTGAAAAAGCTGATGAATTAACTCCGAAGGCTCAAGAATTAGAAAAATTTCTTGAGGCTGAACTTGGTGTAGATGTCGAGTTCGTAATCCCAACAAATTATGAGACAATCATTGAAGGAATGAGATTCGGTCATATTGATGCTGCCTTTATGGATACTGGTCCTGCATGGATTACCCATCAAAGAACTGGTGCTGAGGCAGTAATGGCTGAACTTGTTGCAGGAAAGGTAAACTATCAAGCAACAGTTTGGACCCTTGCTGAAAATGACTCAATTAATTCATTGGAAGATACAGTTGGCAAAAAAGTAGCATTTACTAGCATTACTGGTTCATCTGGTTTTGTCAGACCTATGGGAACTTTAGTTACTGATGGTTATGTTACCATAGAAGGTGATGATATAGTAGCTTTAGAATCTGCATTGGCAAATAACTTTGAAAGTTATACTTTTGCAGGTGGATACAAAGCTGCATTACAATTACTTCTTAATGGTAATGTAGATGTTGCATTTGGTTCAGATATTGCTCCGCAAAAATATCTTGACTTGGAAGATCAAGTAAAATTAAGACCAGTTACTACAATTGGACCTGTACCATCTCATGTGTTTATGGTAAGTTCTGACATATCAGATTCCACCAAAAACGCACTAGTTGATGCAATGATTGAGCTCAATTATGATCAAAATAATCATATTTTGAAAGATTTGTACGGTGCAGAAGCCCTAGTTCCAACTACCACCTCTATGCATATTGGTGAATTTGGTGATTTTATTGATGCTTTGACAGGCCTTGATCAGTTGATTCTTGACAAGTCAAACTATGACAAGAGCAAATAA
- a CDS encoding transcriptional regulator, producing the protein MQKPTIIQLSEFDITQKIIESLSNVCTRSVLFSVKTQSKDATQIADELKISLSTVYKTLSTLEDLALAEVDKFVISPEGKKIKLYRSRIGKVEITLDDLEPSLNLYSNTVNPKSS; encoded by the coding sequence TTGCAAAAACCTACCATAATTCAATTGTCTGAATTTGATATTACGCAAAAAATCATTGAATCATTAAGCAATGTTTGTACTAGATCTGTCTTGTTTTCAGTGAAAACACAATCAAAAGATGCAACTCAAATTGCAGATGAATTGAAAATTTCACTTTCCACAGTATACAAAACATTGTCCACATTAGAAGATCTTGCCTTGGCTGAAGTTGATAAATTTGTTATATCTCCAGAAGGTAAAAAAATAAAATTGTACAGAAGTAGAATAGGAAAAGTCGAAATAACTTTGGATGATTTGGAACCTAGCCTTAATCTGTATTCAAACACTGTAAACCCTAAATCTTCATAA
- a CDS encoding ArsR/SmtB family transcription factor, whose amino-acid sequence MSRKLTLPQLKKYDITQKVIEALADSESRAILFSIIKKGNTAAELSDKLKIPLSSVYKKLTDLEELTLIEVEKWMLSDKGRKYKVYRSRISKADISIRKPEPVLTLIPN is encoded by the coding sequence ATGTCGCGGAAATTAACTTTACCACAATTAAAAAAATATGACATTACCCAAAAAGTAATAGAAGCTTTAGCTGATTCTGAATCTCGAGCAATTTTGTTTTCAATAATTAAAAAAGGAAACACTGCTGCAGAGCTCTCAGATAAACTAAAAATTCCTCTCAGCTCTGTATACAAAAAATTAACTGATCTTGAAGAACTGACATTAATTGAAGTTGAAAAATGGATGCTATCTGATAAGGGTAGAAAGTACAAGGTGTATAGAAGCCGAATCAGCAAAGCAGATATTTCTATCAGAAAACCTGAACCTGTTCTTACGCTGATCCCAAACTGA
- a CDS encoding CbtA family protein, translated as MKTIQFIVIVLISGAFAGLIHGTVNFAIVEPYLDQAIGIENQNLFASGEAENSPEFWVEYEGYRIWQKSGQILAGIILGVSIGSLFGVVFALSRNSLPGNHDVKKSLLLAAIMWFTLYLIPFLKYPANPPTVGDGETVVLRAILYLSFIAISGIGALAFYKLSKKFENNKKLLSLVGYGVFISAVFFIMPENPDEITAPMSLVNEFRLMSMLGVSSFWISVGIILGLFWNRFKSDQKTEQYS; from the coding sequence ATGAAAACCATTCAATTTATTGTAATTGTGTTGATCTCTGGTGCTTTTGCAGGGTTAATTCATGGAACTGTTAATTTTGCCATTGTAGAACCATATCTTGATCAGGCAATTGGAATTGAAAATCAAAATCTCTTTGCATCTGGTGAAGCAGAAAATTCACCAGAGTTTTGGGTAGAATATGAAGGATATCGAATCTGGCAAAAAAGTGGTCAAATTTTAGCTGGTATAATTTTAGGGGTTTCTATCGGTTCATTGTTTGGTGTTGTATTTGCTTTATCTAGAAATTCGCTTCCAGGCAATCATGATGTAAAAAAATCTCTATTATTGGCAGCCATAATGTGGTTTACTTTGTACTTGATACCTTTTCTCAAATATCCTGCAAATCCTCCAACTGTGGGTGATGGTGAAACTGTTGTATTAAGGGCAATTCTATATCTGTCATTTATTGCAATCTCGGGAATTGGCGCACTTGCTTTTTACAAATTATCGAAGAAATTTGAAAATAATAAAAAACTCCTCTCGCTAGTTGGCTATGGTGTTTTCATATCTGCAGTTTTCTTTATCATGCCTGAAAACCCTGATGAGATAACTGCGCCAATGAGTCTAGTAAATGAATTCCGATTAATGTCTATGCTTGGGGTAAGTTCATTTTGGATATCTGTAGGCATAATTTTGGGATTATTTTGGAATCGCTTTAAATCTGATCAGAAAACTGAACAATATTCATAA
- a CDS encoding CbtB domain-containing protein, which yields MTEPRQITVSKTSVSKLAILALAIVFAAGLFVVGFDQGHIFSLVYGEQAFTDLYIHELTHDMRHAAGFPCH from the coding sequence TTGACTGAACCAAGACAAATTACTGTCTCAAAAACAAGTGTTTCAAAACTAGCAATTCTTGCATTGGCTATCGTATTTGCAGCAGGATTGTTTGTTGTTGGATTTGATCAAGGTCATATCTTTAGTCTAGTTTATGGCGAGCAGGCATTTACTGACCTCTATATTCATGAACTAACTCATGACATGAGACATGCAGCAGGCTTTCCTTGCCATTGA
- a CDS encoding DUF4443 domain-containing protein has translation MQQEIKTLQNIVTRKGSSKVLTFSAPHVLKSIFCFANQKYVSRATFCKEIHLGEGAVKTLISHLKEYGIASSIKSGTFLTKKGIKFATEFYNALPSQGFLKKCNITNGKYNYAILLKKNYISKIGNGMQQRDYAILYGASDSLTLIFKNNEFIFPVDGRICFADEHKTKNALIDILKPENEDIVIITSSDDKFVAEISAINTALWTLRNEK, from the coding sequence ATGCAACAAGAAATCAAAACATTGCAAAACATCGTCACAAGAAAGGGGTCTAGCAAAGTATTGACATTTAGTGCACCACATGTTTTAAAATCCATTTTTTGTTTTGCAAATCAAAAATATGTTAGCAGAGCCACGTTTTGTAAAGAAATCCATTTGGGAGAAGGAGCAGTCAAGACATTGATTTCACATTTAAAAGAATATGGGATTGCATCATCCATAAAATCAGGAACATTTCTTACAAAAAAAGGAATAAAATTTGCAACAGAATTTTACAATGCTTTACCATCTCAAGGGTTCTTAAAAAAATGCAACATTACTAATGGCAAATATAATTATGCAATTTTGTTAAAGAAAAACTATATTTCAAAGATAGGGAATGGGATGCAACAAAGAGATTATGCGATTCTGTATGGAGCAAGTGATTCATTGACATTGATTTTTAAAAACAATGAATTTATTTTTCCAGTAGATGGTAGGATTTGTTTTGCAGATGAGCATAAAACAAAAAATGCTCTGATAGACATATTGAAACCTGAAAATGAAGACATAGTAATTATTACATCATCTGATGATAAATTTGTGGCAGAAATATCAGCCATCAATACGGCATTATGGACACTAAGAAATGAAAAATAA
- a CDS encoding CbtB domain-containing protein yields MSEPRQITVSKTSVSKLAILALAIVFAAGLFVVGFDQGHIFSLVYGEQAFTDLYIHELTHDMRHAAGFPCH; encoded by the coding sequence ATGTCTGAACCAAGACAAATTACTGTCTCAAAAACAAGTGTTTCAAAACTAGCAATTCTTGCATTGGCTATCGTATTTGCAGCAGGATTGTTTGTTGTTGGATTTGATCAAGGTCATATCTTTAGTCTAGTTTATGGCGAGCAGGCATTTACTGACCTCTATATTCATGAACTAACTCATGACATGAGACATGCAGCAGGCTTTCCTTGCCATTAG
- a CDS encoding response regulator: MNNLGIRTEDKEYKNKISDIIQGELIDLYGTSGYKSIMQTMTKVSGKTEKEIITNFELFSGLSEGVFGKSSESKILDPIKMKIDVIGMENIHQEKKIEKKSMRILIADDEIEILELYKAFLEGKGKEVTTATDGRKCIDAYKRFNQNKSRDYFDVVILDQKMPFMTGLQAAVEILEINPHQRIIFASGYLEKTLLEVLTKLDKAIAVIEKPFSLDVLDYMINNSEIFERLDKININQQERDINEKMTEIMTVLQNPI, from the coding sequence ATGAATAATTTAGGAATAAGAACAGAGGATAAAGAATACAAAAATAAGATTTCAGATATCATACAAGGCGAATTAATTGATCTGTACGGGACAAGTGGATACAAGTCAATCATGCAAACAATGACAAAAGTTTCTGGAAAAACAGAAAAAGAGATAATTACGAATTTTGAATTGTTTTCAGGATTATCAGAAGGGGTTTTTGGAAAATCATCAGAATCAAAAATTTTAGATCCAATTAAAATGAAAATAGATGTTATCGGAATGGAAAACATACACCAAGAGAAAAAAATAGAGAAAAAATCTATGAGAATATTAATTGCAGACGATGAAATAGAAATTCTAGAACTATACAAAGCATTTTTGGAAGGAAAGGGAAAAGAAGTCACCACCGCAACTGATGGTCGTAAATGTATTGACGCATACAAGAGATTTAATCAAAATAAATCAAGAGATTATTTTGATGTTGTAATACTTGATCAAAAAATGCCATTTATGACAGGACTGCAAGCTGCTGTCGAAATATTAGAAATAAATCCGCATCAAAGAATTATTTTCGCTTCAGGATATCTTGAAAAGACATTACTCGAAGTATTGACAAAACTAGATAAGGCAATTGCTGTAATCGAAAAACCATTTTCACTTGACGTGCTAGACTATATGATAAACAATTCAGAAATATTTGAAAGATTAGATAAAATCAACATCAATCAACAAGAAAGAGACATCAATGAAAAAATGACAGAAATCATGACAGTATTACAAAACCCCATCTAG
- a CDS encoding DsbA family protein, which translates to MTKLYLFILPILIGIITGMFLAYYPESESESSLLTITKLIDGGSPIMGNPNAPITILEWGDYQCTFCYKFHQDTLDIINEDFIKTGKVKLVFKDFPLNGPDSLLAAEAAYCAEDQKKYWQYHDELYKNWGGERTGWITRESLDRFGITVNLNLVEFNKCLDEKKYHEKVTSLHDFGKEIGIDATPSFLVFNSEKIIKIRGNQPLEVFLKTFDEL; encoded by the coding sequence ATGACAAAATTGTACTTGTTTATACTCCCTATATTGATTGGAATTATTACAGGAATGTTTTTGGCATATTATCCAGAATCTGAATCAGAATCAAGTCTATTAACAATAACAAAATTAATTGATGGGGGTTCTCCAATAATGGGAAATCCAAATGCACCTATCACAATATTGGAGTGGGGAGATTATCAATGCACATTTTGTTATAAATTTCATCAGGATACTTTAGATATCATTAATGAAGATTTCATCAAAACTGGAAAAGTAAAACTAGTCTTCAAAGATTTTCCATTAAATGGCCCGGATTCACTTTTAGCTGCTGAAGCAGCATATTGTGCAGAAGATCAAAAAAAATATTGGCAATATCACGACGAACTATACAAGAATTGGGGAGGAGAAAGGACAGGTTGGATTACTAGAGAAAGCTTGGATAGATTTGGAATTACAGTAAATTTGAATTTGGTTGAATTTAACAAATGTCTTGATGAAAAAAAATATCATGAAAAAGTAACCTCACTTCATGATTTTGGAAAAGAAATAGGAATTGATGCAACACCATCATTTTTGGTCTTCAATAGTGAAAAAATAATCAAAATTAGAGGAAACCAACCACTAGAAGTATTTCTTAAAACATTTGATGAATTATGA
- the prf1 gene encoding peptide chain release factor aRF-1: MPKIDVEKQDSVKIYKIRKTLEELSKKSGRGTELITVYIPKGKQLHEIISSLQQEQGTADNIKSDLTRSHVVDSLGKVIQRLKLYKKTPPKGLVMFCGALPPDEGGPLGSEVVKVWEIDPPKDLNQYLYRCDDHFHVDILKDMLKDDNLIGFLAIDAKDAGWGLLHGDKIEVLSQTGSGVAGKHRQGGQSAKRFQKLREMELSYFYNRVAQTTREYFIDIYPVKGLIISGPGPTKEDFINGNYLEYRLQNNIISTIDSSYSGAEGIREAFAKSSDILGNFRMVEEKKMVEDLFREINSNTGKGSYGLQEVIEYLKNNVVQTLLITDNTNLHRVEGKCKRCKHTQEEIVERPLVIPKKTEFANNPCPGCKSMEVEVNEQDIVDYLEILASKTGTQLEVISGSAEHGNMLSSLGKVGAILRYNPGHAK; encoded by the coding sequence ATGCCTAAGATTGACGTTGAAAAACAAGATTCAGTAAAAATCTACAAAATTCGAAAAACACTAGAAGAGTTATCTAAAAAATCAGGCAGAGGTACTGAATTGATTACCGTGTATATTCCAAAAGGAAAACAATTACACGAAATTATCAGTTCCCTACAGCAAGAACAGGGAACTGCTGATAACATAAAATCAGATTTAACAAGATCACACGTAGTTGATTCTTTGGGAAAAGTTATCCAGAGATTAAAGCTCTACAAAAAAACCCCACCAAAAGGACTAGTAATGTTTTGTGGAGCATTGCCTCCAGATGAGGGAGGACCTCTAGGAAGTGAAGTTGTCAAGGTTTGGGAAATAGATCCACCAAAAGATTTGAATCAGTACCTGTATCGATGTGATGATCATTTCCACGTAGACATTCTAAAAGACATGTTGAAGGACGATAATCTCATAGGATTTTTAGCAATTGATGCAAAAGATGCAGGTTGGGGATTACTGCATGGAGATAAAATTGAGGTGCTATCACAAACTGGTTCAGGTGTTGCAGGAAAACACAGACAAGGAGGGCAATCTGCAAAGAGATTTCAGAAACTACGAGAAATGGAATTGAGTTATTTCTATAACAGAGTTGCACAGACTACACGTGAATATTTTATCGATATTTATCCAGTCAAAGGATTAATCATATCGGGGCCAGGACCTACAAAAGAAGATTTCATCAACGGTAATTATCTAGAATACAGATTACAAAATAATATTATCAGCACAATTGATTCATCGTATTCGGGAGCTGAAGGTATTCGGGAAGCTTTTGCAAAATCATCAGATATCCTAGGCAACTTCAGAATGGTTGAGGAGAAAAAAATGGTAGAAGATTTGTTCAGAGAGATCAATTCCAATACAGGAAAAGGATCATATGGTTTACAGGAAGTAATTGAATATTTGAAAAATAATGTTGTTCAAACTTTGCTGATCACGGACAACACCAATCTCCACAGAGTTGAAGGAAAATGCAAAAGATGCAAACACACCCAAGAAGAAATTGTTGAAAGACCTTTAGTAATTCCTAAAAAAACAGAATTTGCCAACAATCCATGTCCAGGATGTAAATCAATGGAGGTAGAAGTTAATGAACAAGACATCGTAGACTATTTGGAGATATTAGCATCAAAAACAGGAACTCAATTGGAAGTCATTTCAGGAAGCGCAGAACATGGAAACATGCTTTCTAGTTTAGGAAAAGTGGGAGCAATATTGAGATATAATCCAGGGCATGCTAAATAA
- a CDS encoding HIT domain-containing protein: MGCIFCDILDGKKDGYFFYEDEHHVAFLDKYPIDVGHSLVIPRKHHERITDMTSEDVGNVFSIVPRIAKAILNATGADAFSLGQNNGRAAKQIIPHVHIHIIPRYNSKGTVWTKRQISSGDELLELAKKIRSLI; encoded by the coding sequence ATGGGCTGTATTTTTTGTGATATTTTAGATGGAAAGAAAGATGGTTATTTTTTCTATGAAGATGAACACCATGTCGCATTTTTAGACAAATATCCTATAGATGTTGGACATAGTCTAGTTATTCCAAGAAAACATCATGAAAGAATTACTGATATGACTTCTGAGGATGTTGGAAATGTTTTTTCAATTGTGCCAAGAATCGCCAAGGCGATTCTTAATGCCACAGGTGCAGATGCATTTAGTTTGGGACAAAACAATGGAAGAGCTGCAAAACAAATTATTCCTCATGTACACATACACATTATTCCAAGATACAATAGCAAGGGAACTGTGTGGACTAAACGACAAATTTCTAGTGGTGATGAACTTTTAGAATTAGCAAAAAAGATTCGCAGTCTTATTTAG
- the ilvD gene encoding dihydroxy-acid dehydratase: MEISSKNVVDGTSRSPQRAMYKAMGLDDDDLSKPFIGVCHTGNEATPCNILLPKLAEEAKRGVSENGATPRMFSTIAVSDGIAMGHEGMKSSLISREVIADSIELMVRAHQYDGIVGIAGCDKSLPGTMMAMARLNLPSVFVYGGTIMPGILDGKELTVVDVYEAVGAYDSGQISLEMLKNIENTACPNSGSCGGMFTANTMASISEAIGLALPGSASPPAEDERRNKMVYDTGAACAKLLELNIKPRDIMTYEAFENSIVMLNAVGGSTNGILHLLSMANEAGVKLTYDDFERIRKKTPHIADMKPGGSYVMNSLDKIGGIPFVLKKLAAKGLLNGDCITVTGKTIQQNLDAMTIPEPEQSIIRPIENPLHSVGTAVVLKGTLAPEGAVIKTAGVEMTKFTGKAKVYDREEFAFDAVAKGDVEEGEVVVIRYEGPKGGPGMREMLATTAALVGQGLGKKVAMVTDGRFSGGTRGFMVGHVAPEAYVGGPIALVKDGDEITIDTETTIIDLHVSEEELAKRKQEWRKPEPNYTSGALAKYATLVGSAAQGAITTANP; encoded by the coding sequence ATGGAAATATCCAGCAAGAATGTTGTAGATGGAACATCACGTTCTCCACAAAGAGCAATGTACAAAGCTATGGGGCTAGATGACGATGATCTTAGTAAACCATTCATCGGAGTTTGTCATACAGGTAATGAAGCAACTCCTTGTAACATTTTATTGCCAAAATTAGCAGAAGAGGCAAAAAGAGGAGTGTCAGAAAACGGGGCAACCCCAAGGATGTTTTCAACAATAGCAGTAAGTGATGGAATTGCAATGGGTCATGAAGGGATGAAATCTTCTCTAATTTCTCGTGAAGTTATTGCAGATTCTATTGAATTAATGGTAAGAGCCCATCAGTATGATGGAATTGTAGGAATTGCAGGTTGTGACAAAAGCTTACCTGGCACAATGATGGCAATGGCCAGATTGAATTTACCTTCAGTTTTCGTATATGGTGGAACAATCATGCCAGGAATTCTTGACGGTAAAGAGCTAACAGTAGTTGATGTCTATGAAGCAGTTGGAGCATATGATTCAGGACAGATATCTTTAGAGATGTTAAAAAATATTGAAAACACAGCATGCCCAAATTCTGGTTCATGTGGAGGAATGTTTACTGCAAACACAATGGCATCAATTTCAGAAGCTATTGGTTTAGCATTGCCAGGAAGTGCAAGTCCTCCAGCTGAAGACGAACGTAGAAACAAGATGGTGTATGATACAGGTGCAGCATGTGCAAAATTATTAGAATTAAACATTAAACCAAGAGACATTATGACGTATGAAGCATTTGAGAATTCAATTGTGATGTTAAATGCAGTGGGAGGATCAACTAATGGAATCTTACATTTATTATCAATGGCAAATGAAGCAGGAGTAAAATTAACTTATGATGATTTTGAGAGGATAAGAAAAAAGACACCTCACATTGCAGATATGAAACCAGGCGGAAGCTATGTCATGAACAGTCTAGACAAAATTGGCGGAATCCCATTTGTTCTAAAAAAGCTAGCTGCTAAAGGATTGCTAAATGGAGATTGTATTACAGTTACAGGTAAAACCATACAACAAAATCTTGATGCCATGACAATTCCAGAACCAGAACAATCAATCATCAGACCAATTGAGAATCCATTGCACTCAGTAGGAACAGCAGTTGTTCTCAAAGGAACTCTTGCACCAGAAGGTGCAGTGATTAAAACAGCAGGTGTTGAAATGACAAAATTTACTGGTAAAGCCAAAGTGTATGACAGGGAAGAATTTGCATTTGATGCAGTTGCTAAAGGAGATGTGGAAGAAGGTGAAGTCGTAGTTATTAGATATGAAGGTCCAAAAGGAGGACCAGGTATGAGAGAAATGCTTGCAACTACGGCAGCACTTGTAGGTCAAGGGTTGGGCAAAAAAGTAGCAATGGTAACTGATGGAAGATTCTCAGGAGGTACTAGAGGATTCATGGTAGGACATGTTGCACCTGAAGCATATGTTGGAGGCCCAATTGCACTAGTCAAAGATGGAGATGAGATTACCATCGATACTGAAACTACAATAATTGATCTTCATGTTTCAGAAGAAGAATTAGCAAAAAGAAAACAAGAATGGCGAAAACCTGAACCAAATTACACCTCAGGAGCTCTTGCAAAATATGCAACACTGGTAGGATCTGCAGCACAAGGTGCAATTACTACTGCAAATCCATAG